In a genomic window of Pseudodesulfovibrio sp. S3:
- a CDS encoding phage regulatory CII family protein, with protein MEIRMDTQSLANLDAIDAFKLAIESSGKDVPTITKEMEWSESHTRRIFSTEKYYPSVVDLPRFCHVVGNNLVLQWLQAKAMTYGLPTEDRNIDCENLVFRIGNLFAEVGDVGRKGQEAIADGKLEPHELRAVIDEVKDVLTEGMELVGDLRILERDLTEQAKGAKS; from the coding sequence ATGGAAATCAGAATGGACACGCAAAGTCTGGCGAACCTGGACGCCATCGACGCCTTCAAGCTGGCGATTGAAAGCTCCGGCAAGGACGTTCCCACAATCACCAAAGAGATGGAATGGAGCGAGTCTCACACTCGCCGCATCTTCAGCACAGAGAAATATTACCCCTCAGTCGTGGATCTCCCACGGTTCTGCCATGTTGTCGGCAACAATCTGGTCCTGCAATGGCTTCAGGCCAAGGCCATGACCTACGGCCTGCCGACTGAGGACCGAAACATCGACTGCGAGAACCTGGTCTTCCGCATCGGCAATCTGTTTGCCGAAGTCGGTGACGTAGGGCGCAAAGGCCAGGAAGCCATAGCCGATGGCAAACTGGAGCCGCATGAGCTGCGCGCCGTCATCGATGAAGTCAAGGACGTACTGACCGAAGGCATGGAGCTTGTCGGCGACCTACGGATCCTCGAGCGGGATCTAACGGAACAAGCGAAAGGGGCAAAGTCATGA
- a CDS encoding helix-turn-helix transcriptional regulator, translating into MDSIRITERAWELILACLNDRIENGESQASLSKLIGCDRATVNRWLLNRRGGDRTTFKDMVRILDRLRIPLPEVFGTGVGAFPAPAPDKSMTRLDAAVAKVLKDLFSLLGKGPDSVEGVDPGDVREFLSGRVPLRASDLYQLCKAVGVEPGVALARAASLLDME; encoded by the coding sequence ATGGACAGTATTAGAATTACAGAACGTGCGTGGGAACTGATCCTCGCCTGTTTGAATGACCGGATTGAGAACGGGGAGTCCCAAGCCTCACTGTCGAAACTCATCGGGTGCGATCGAGCGACCGTGAACCGTTGGCTTTTGAATCGGCGGGGCGGTGACCGTACAACCTTCAAGGATATGGTCCGTATCCTGGATAGGCTGCGGATACCCTTGCCAGAAGTGTTTGGGACTGGTGTCGGGGCTTTTCCCGCTCCTGCGCCCGACAAGTCTATGACTCGGCTTGATGCGGCTGTAGCGAAAGTTTTGAAAGATTTATTTTCGCTTTTGGGTAAAGGGCCGGACTCGGTTGAAGGGGTTGATCCTGGTGATGTCAGGGAGTTCCTTTCCGGGCGCGTCCCGCTGAGAGCCAGTGATTTGTATCAGCTTTGCAAAGCCGTTGGAGTTGAGCCTGGTGTTGCATTGGCGCGCGCTGCATCTCTTTTAGATATGGAATAA
- a CDS encoding helix-turn-helix domain-containing protein, translating into MERWLKMGAACEACNIHRDTMRNWCRDGVVVARQIPAGKRKDWRILESSLPIHSNELGSKALTLLQRAGL; encoded by the coding sequence ATGGAACGTTGGTTGAAAATGGGGGCAGCATGCGAGGCATGCAACATACACCGGGACACCATGCGCAATTGGTGCCGGGATGGTGTTGTTGTAGCCAGGCAGATTCCCGCCGGGAAAAGAAAGGATTGGCGAATCCTTGAAAGCTCCCTGCCCATTCATTCCAACGAGCTGGGAAGCAAGGCCCTTACCCTGCTGCAAAGGGCGGGGCTTTGA
- a CDS encoding tyrosine-type recombinase/integrase: MGISRKPFKVAGRNGYYYKIDGKRLTLSTRDYVEASQLLKIIRTAYLEGKVRRITGECSTTLGQFADEFEAWALDTQPSKTFKANRLALRKIIEIEGRNIRLDRLTLKTMDELKRRNRKLRPSSINNYIRHSKAVMNKAVEWGYLKANPFKGAKLLPQAKRVGFIEPKQITDFIQSIKDLGLRRFVVACLSTGRRRSELVELCWEDILWDRKEYFIAKEKRSLSKTYPMSASFITLLKSMKKGRGKIFTRWRHADTYTHKTKEALKAGGFGHLTLHDLRHSFSVAMLESGGGMKALQKALGHSEFRVTADTYADVTDDGLRAAVNLVKLGPLDLFTDKK; encoded by the coding sequence ATGGGTATCAGCAGAAAGCCATTTAAAGTGGCTGGAAGAAACGGCTACTATTATAAAATTGACGGCAAGAGATTGACGTTGAGTACCCGTGATTATGTTGAAGCTTCCCAACTTTTGAAAATTATAAGGACCGCCTACCTTGAGGGGAAGGTCCGCCGGATCACCGGGGAGTGTTCAACAACGCTAGGTCAGTTTGCCGATGAGTTCGAGGCTTGGGCTTTGGATACCCAGCCGAGCAAAACATTCAAAGCCAACCGGCTGGCTCTTCGGAAAATTATCGAAATTGAAGGGCGCAACATTCGTCTCGATAGGCTCACCCTGAAAACCATGGATGAGCTGAAGCGCAGAAATCGAAAGTTGAGGCCCTCCAGCATCAACAACTATATCCGGCATTCCAAGGCCGTCATGAACAAAGCCGTGGAGTGGGGTTATCTAAAAGCCAATCCATTCAAGGGGGCAAAGCTGCTACCTCAGGCAAAGCGTGTGGGGTTCATTGAGCCAAAGCAAATCACGGATTTTATACAGTCCATCAAAGACCTTGGACTGCGCCGGTTTGTTGTAGCCTGCCTTTCCACTGGTCGCCGCCGGTCGGAGCTGGTGGAATTGTGTTGGGAAGACATCCTTTGGGATCGGAAAGAATATTTCATTGCCAAGGAAAAGCGGAGCCTTAGCAAAACATACCCTATGAGCGCATCGTTTATAACGCTCTTGAAGTCGATGAAGAAGGGCAGGGGGAAAATCTTTACTCGGTGGAGACACGCCGACACCTACACCCACAAAACCAAAGAAGCCCTGAAGGCTGGTGGCTTCGGGCATCTCACCCTCCACGATCTGCGCCATTCCTTTTCTGTTGCCATGCTCGAAAGCGGTGGCGGCATGAAAGCCCTTCAGAAAGCTCTCGGTCATTCTGAGTTCCGAGTGACCGCCGATACTTATGCCGACGTCACCGATGACGGCCTACGGGCAGCGGTCAATCTCGTAAAGCTCGGCCCACTCGATCTGTTTACCGACAAGAAGTAA
- a CDS encoding mechanosensitive ion channel family protein produces MFKRLFILVALVCLLSGLAGTHTALGAANSGSGSKSVEPVVIPSDATPSQLNEIMASLSDGQVRRLLLAELQKNAAPPLPPEETGLAAAVHKLKRGAAFVRERFEYLFSGASAAPRELPKVLAAALAGSDELPPGKLLLAVVVLSVLWVGAIFIFKRRTKQIRKSISVVGEGAAWYTRMGRLFLRALLDLFGVVIFTAVVFLCYLTLFHEGASSKPVIIAWLTAMVFLELVKVASRFLLAPHAPTLRYLPLSDSVAQYLFRWTVNVARVMAVGLLVVTLLRFEGGSEAMTLLVTTAFGFIVAFMLVLLALWNQRVVAESIRRNNAPDSLLYQLAGAWHVGAIVYVFFFWIFWVFALMIFGGKAMLPGVLTLLVVPAYFLVDWATQRLVRFAVEMADMEVPLDEVEDHKPGTLHITKFENFLSRGFRVLVFAASFFFLFRVWGMDLTVGREVVRAGINILIVLILAYIFWVSVSGYIERKLKQKGDEAGGESGEGDGGGPGGDRFSTLLQLVKKFIFASIAVVAVLIILSSMGVDIGPLIAGASVFGIAIGFGAQTLVKDIISGIFFLTDDAFRVGDYIETAGAMGTVEEISVRSLKLRHHLGFLYTIPFGSMKMVKNNTRDWAVMKLQYLVPFDTDIHQVKKIIKKINKEVRAVPELNEFMLSDIKSQGVKAMEEYGMRMRVKFMTKPGGQFTLRKLVLAKMRKYFAEAGIEFAKPRVSVHIPDREHLTGEEEVLAAAAASQAVNKEAAAKKKKDGHSL; encoded by the coding sequence ATGTTCAAACGGCTTTTCATTCTGGTTGCTCTGGTCTGTCTGTTGTCCGGTCTTGCAGGAACTCATACGGCATTGGGCGCTGCCAACAGTGGCTCTGGTTCGAAATCCGTTGAACCCGTAGTCATTCCGTCGGATGCGACACCGAGCCAATTGAATGAGATCATGGCCTCCCTGAGTGACGGGCAGGTCCGCCGCCTGCTGCTGGCCGAGTTGCAGAAGAATGCCGCGCCTCCTCTGCCGCCGGAGGAGACCGGGCTGGCTGCCGCCGTTCACAAGTTGAAAAGGGGTGCCGCCTTTGTCAGGGAGCGTTTTGAATACCTTTTTTCGGGCGCATCGGCTGCTCCCAGGGAATTGCCCAAAGTCCTGGCCGCTGCATTGGCCGGAAGCGACGAACTCCCGCCCGGAAAGCTGCTCCTGGCCGTCGTGGTCCTCAGCGTCCTGTGGGTGGGGGCGATTTTTATTTTCAAGAGGAGAACCAAACAGATACGCAAGTCGATTTCCGTCGTTGGCGAAGGGGCCGCGTGGTATACGCGTATGGGACGACTTTTCCTGCGCGCCTTGCTCGATTTGTTTGGCGTGGTGATATTCACGGCCGTTGTCTTCTTGTGCTACCTGACTCTGTTTCATGAAGGGGCGTCCAGCAAGCCCGTGATCATAGCATGGCTTACCGCAATGGTTTTTCTGGAGCTGGTCAAGGTCGCCTCGCGTTTCCTGCTGGCCCCTCATGCCCCGACCCTGCGTTATCTTCCCTTGTCGGATTCCGTGGCCCAGTACCTGTTCCGATGGACCGTCAATGTGGCCAGGGTCATGGCCGTGGGCCTGCTCGTGGTAACGCTGCTTCGGTTCGAAGGCGGCAGTGAGGCTATGACGCTGCTTGTCACCACGGCATTCGGTTTCATCGTGGCCTTCATGCTCGTTCTGTTGGCCTTGTGGAACCAGAGGGTGGTGGCAGAGAGCATCCGTCGAAACAATGCCCCTGACAGTCTCCTGTATCAACTGGCCGGTGCCTGGCATGTGGGTGCCATCGTCTATGTATTCTTTTTTTGGATTTTCTGGGTCTTCGCCCTGATGATTTTCGGGGGCAAAGCCATGCTCCCGGGCGTCTTGACCCTGCTTGTGGTCCCTGCCTATTTCCTCGTCGATTGGGCCACCCAACGGCTGGTCCGTTTTGCCGTGGAGATGGCTGATATGGAGGTGCCGCTGGATGAGGTCGAAGACCATAAGCCCGGAACCCTGCATATCACCAAATTCGAGAATTTCCTGTCCAGGGGGTTTCGGGTTCTTGTCTTCGCGGCCTCGTTCTTTTTCCTGTTCCGCGTGTGGGGCATGGATCTGACCGTGGGCCGGGAGGTGGTCAGGGCGGGCATAAACATCCTGATAGTGCTTATTCTGGCCTATATCTTTTGGGTATCAGTCAGCGGGTATATCGAACGCAAGCTCAAGCAGAAGGGGGACGAGGCCGGCGGCGAATCCGGAGAAGGAGACGGCGGCGGGCCTGGAGGAGATCGTTTTTCAACGTTGTTGCAGTTGGTGAAGAAGTTCATCTTCGCGTCCATAGCCGTGGTTGCCGTGCTCATCATTCTTTCCTCCATGGGTGTGGACATCGGCCCGCTCATCGCAGGTGCGTCCGTTTTCGGTATTGCCATTGGTTTCGGCGCGCAGACCCTGGTCAAGGACATCATCTCAGGCATCTTCTTCCTGACCGACGATGCCTTCCGGGTGGGGGATTATATTGAGACGGCAGGCGCCATGGGCACGGTCGAGGAAATTTCCGTGCGTTCATTGAAGCTCCGCCATCATCTGGGATTTTTGTACACCATCCCGTTCGGGTCAATGAAGATGGTCAAGAACAACACCCGCGACTGGGCGGTCATGAAACTCCAGTACCTTGTGCCGTTTGATACGGATATTCATCAGGTCAAGAAGATCATCAAGAAAATCAACAAGGAAGTGCGGGCGGTCCCGGAATTGAACGAATTCATGCTCTCCGACATCAAGAGCCAGGGCGTCAAGGCCATGGAGGAATACGGCATGCGTATGCGCGTCAAGTTCATGACCAAGCCCGGCGGCCAGTTCACCCTGCGCAAGTTGGTCCTGGCAAAGATGCGCAAGTATTTTGCCGAGGCGGGCATCGAGTTTGCCAAGCCGCGTGTTTCGGTGCACATCCCGGACAGGGAGCATCTGACGGGCGAGGAAGAGGTGCTCGCGGCAGCGGCAGCCTCTCAGGCTGTGAACAAGGAGGCTGCTGCGAAAAAGAAGAAAGACGGCCATAGTCTGTAG
- the acs gene encoding acetate--CoA ligase alpha subunit, giving the protein MTAKANLHAFFYPDTVAVIGASASPGKVGHTVVTNMLAAGYTGKLLPVNPKGGVIEGLPVITDISDLPRGLDLAVVSVPPQFVIPSLKALGENGTRAAIVITAGFKEVGKEGHDLEQQIIALCERFNIALLGPNCLGMMNTSVGVNASFAAGHPNPGSIAFFSQSGALCVAILDWAMGANIGFSKFISLGNKAVLDEADMLEYLNNDESTKVILGYIENVEHGENFLKQARKTSLNKPVIMIKAGTTAAGAKAASSHTGAIAGSDQSYTAAFHKSGVIRVGDVATLFNLAQAFSSQPLPKGPNLAVVTNSGGPGILTADAADRSCLTMAELSQKTIQKLQEFLPSYAAFYNPVDIVGDADAKRYRQALDVVGEDPMVHSILVLLTPTASVEIEKTAEAVIRTAQKCGKPVFACFMGKTRVAVARKKLMEAGIPCYAFPEPAVHSIEAMYEYYLWKHRAEPQYALVEGDRDLVREVINEHVRRNQPEIVEFEAQQVLKAYGLPTPKTMLARSSDEAVAAAEDIGYPVVLKIASPDISHKSDVGGVMVNLKNAMEVMNAFKEITAKAQRLRRDAYITGCLVQEMAPPGVKEVIIGFKRDEQFGPMLMFGLGGIYVEIMKDISFKLAPLSRQDAFEIVREIKSYMLLKGLRGEQPANFVALEEIILVMSRFALDFPEVWEAEFNPVLVNHERAMVADVRMTLHLKDS; this is encoded by the coding sequence TTGACCGCCAAGGCCAATCTGCACGCTTTTTTCTATCCCGATACCGTAGCCGTCATCGGCGCGTCCGCTTCACCCGGCAAGGTGGGGCATACGGTCGTCACCAACATGCTTGCGGCCGGATACACCGGCAAGCTGCTGCCCGTGAACCCCAAGGGCGGCGTGATCGAAGGGCTTCCCGTGATCACGGACATCAGTGATCTGCCGCGTGGCCTGGATCTGGCTGTCGTCTCAGTGCCGCCCCAGTTCGTGATCCCGTCCCTCAAGGCCTTGGGGGAGAACGGAACCAGGGCGGCCATCGTCATCACTGCCGGTTTCAAGGAAGTGGGCAAGGAAGGGCACGACCTGGAGCAGCAGATCATCGCCTTGTGCGAGCGGTTCAACATCGCGTTGCTCGGTCCCAACTGCCTTGGGATGATGAACACCTCTGTCGGGGTCAACGCCTCCTTTGCCGCGGGCCATCCCAACCCCGGTTCCATAGCCTTTTTTTCGCAGTCAGGGGCGCTGTGCGTGGCCATTCTGGACTGGGCTATGGGTGCGAATATCGGGTTTTCCAAGTTCATCTCCCTGGGCAACAAGGCCGTCCTGGATGAGGCGGACATGCTTGAGTATCTGAATAATGACGAGAGCACCAAGGTCATCCTCGGCTACATCGAGAACGTGGAGCACGGTGAGAATTTCCTGAAACAGGCACGCAAGACCAGCCTCAACAAGCCCGTGATCATGATCAAGGCAGGCACCACGGCAGCGGGTGCCAAGGCCGCTTCGTCCCATACAGGAGCCATTGCCGGGTCGGACCAGAGCTACACCGCAGCCTTTCACAAGTCCGGGGTCATCCGTGTCGGGGATGTGGCTACGCTTTTCAATCTGGCGCAGGCCTTTTCCAGTCAGCCCCTGCCCAAGGGGCCGAATCTGGCCGTGGTCACCAACTCGGGCGGGCCGGGCATCCTGACCGCGGATGCGGCGGACCGTTCCTGCCTGACCATGGCCGAGCTGTCCCAGAAGACCATCCAGAAGCTCCAGGAATTTCTTCCCAGCTACGCCGCTTTCTATAATCCGGTGGACATTGTCGGAGACGCTGATGCCAAGCGGTACCGTCAGGCTCTGGACGTGGTCGGCGAAGACCCCATGGTCCACTCCATCCTGGTCCTGCTCACGCCCACGGCTTCGGTGGAGATCGAGAAGACCGCCGAGGCCGTCATTCGAACGGCTCAAAAGTGCGGTAAACCGGTCTTTGCCTGCTTCATGGGCAAGACCCGTGTGGCCGTGGCCAGAAAGAAGCTCATGGAAGCGGGCATCCCGTGTTACGCCTTCCCGGAACCTGCCGTGCATTCCATTGAGGCCATGTATGAATACTACCTCTGGAAGCATCGGGCGGAGCCGCAGTACGCATTGGTCGAAGGGGACCGGGATCTGGTCCGCGAAGTGATCAACGAGCACGTTCGTCGCAACCAGCCGGAGATCGTGGAATTCGAGGCTCAGCAGGTACTCAAGGCATATGGACTGCCTACGCCCAAAACAATGCTTGCCCGGTCTTCTGACGAGGCTGTGGCCGCTGCGGAGGACATCGGTTATCCCGTGGTGCTCAAGATCGCCTCGCCTGATATATCCCACAAGTCCGATGTTGGCGGGGTCATGGTGAACCTGAAAAATGCCATGGAGGTCATGAACGCGTTCAAGGAGATCACGGCCAAGGCCCAGCGGTTGCGCCGGGACGCCTATATCACGGGGTGTCTGGTTCAGGAAATGGCACCTCCCGGAGTCAAGGAAGTGATCATCGGGTTCAAGCGGGACGAGCAGTTCGGTCCCATGCTCATGTTTGGCCTGGGCGGAATTTACGTGGAGATCATGAAGGATATTTCCTTCAAGCTGGCTCCCCTGTCACGGCAGGATGCCTTTGAGATCGTGCGCGAGATAAAATCCTACATGCTGCTCAAGGGCCTCAGGGGCGAACAGCCTGCGAATTTCGTCGCCTTGGAGGAGATAATTCTGGTCATGTCCAGGTTTGCCCTGGATTTCCCCGAAGTATGGGAGGCGGAGTTCAATCCGGTCCTGGTGAATCACGAGCGGGCCATGGTGGCGGACGTTCGCATGACACTGCATCTCAAGGACAGTTAA
- a CDS encoding 4-oxalocrotonate tautomerase family protein produces the protein MPYVNIRITKEGATKEQKEQLIKGVTDLLANVLGKNPKTTFVIIDEVDTDNWGIGGESVTEIRKK, from the coding sequence ATGCCATACGTCAATATACGCATCACCAAAGAAGGCGCCACCAAGGAGCAGAAGGAACAGCTCATCAAGGGTGTGACAGACCTGCTCGCCAATGTGCTCGGCAAAAACCCCAAGACCACCTTCGTCATCATCGACGAGGTGGACACCGACAATTGGGGCATCGGAGGGGAAAGCGTCACGGAGATCAGAAAAAAATAA
- a CDS encoding HAMP domain-containing sensor histidine kinase codes for MSEHERDNRSESALHRFLCRLTTFQLVRACRMKHSYPLLGILLLAVTCTLALPVINATVIYPAYTKIMVGTFEDFARQLAMHTLPASITNTKLTHDVLNTKHFLADIYRLEVNFGLLEVKVLSPEGFTLYATNPDDLNTLDTDPALTDLMAKGHMYSRLVENESLSPQGETATTSAVYAYVPLMRDDTYLGAFEIVFDVTGPKQQLDRFNTYATYGIILICTCLVGIVLLLLYMESSRALAQQQAQAIRTDVEQITRHDIKTPLLGALNGITYLENYTKLDQDQMDMLYHMREAVNTGMDLINRSLDLYKMETGRYQYDPKELDILAVCRRVLADLSGLALDMGVSMRATLSGNLLKRKDTLIIAAEETLCYAILSNLIKNALEASDKDERISIAMTANGNFTISIHNPRPVPESIRDTFFEKFASAGKRTGTGLGTYSARLMVKVMGGDISMDSSDDNGTTITVNLPIQPRT; via the coding sequence ATGTCCGAACATGAACGCGACAACCGCTCCGAATCCGCCCTGCACAGATTCCTCTGCCGGTTGACGACGTTCCAACTCGTCCGCGCCTGCAGGATGAAGCACAGCTATCCCCTGCTCGGCATTCTCTTGCTGGCCGTAACCTGCACACTAGCCCTGCCGGTCATAAACGCCACCGTCATCTATCCCGCATACACGAAAATCATGGTCGGCACTTTTGAAGATTTCGCTCGCCAACTGGCCATGCACACTCTTCCCGCTTCCATAACGAACACCAAGCTGACGCACGATGTGCTCAATACGAAGCACTTCCTGGCAGATATCTATCGATTGGAGGTGAATTTCGGCCTACTTGAGGTCAAGGTGTTGTCCCCGGAAGGGTTCACCCTTTATGCGACCAACCCGGATGATCTCAACACTCTCGACACAGACCCTGCGCTTACGGACCTTATGGCCAAGGGACACATGTATTCCAGGCTCGTCGAGAACGAAAGTCTTTCCCCCCAAGGCGAAACCGCGACCACATCCGCTGTTTACGCTTACGTCCCGCTCATGCGGGACGACACATACCTTGGGGCATTCGAAATCGTATTCGACGTGACCGGCCCAAAACAACAACTGGACCGCTTCAACACCTATGCCACCTACGGGATCATCCTGATATGCACCTGCCTGGTGGGCATCGTACTGCTTCTGTTGTACATGGAAAGCTCTCGGGCACTGGCCCAGCAGCAGGCCCAAGCCATACGGACCGATGTGGAACAGATCACCCGGCACGACATCAAGACGCCGCTTCTGGGGGCGCTCAACGGCATTACCTACCTGGAAAACTATACCAAGCTGGACCAGGATCAAATGGACATGCTCTATCACATGCGGGAAGCGGTGAATACCGGCATGGACCTGATCAACCGCAGCCTGGACCTCTACAAGATGGAGACCGGCCGTTACCAATACGACCCCAAGGAACTGGACATCCTGGCCGTATGCCGCCGGGTGTTGGCCGACCTGTCCGGCCTTGCCCTGGACATGGGGGTGTCCATGCGCGCCACCCTGTCCGGCAATCTGTTAAAACGAAAAGACACCTTGATCATCGCGGCGGAGGAGACCCTGTGTTACGCCATCCTGTCCAATCTGATAAAAAACGCCCTCGAAGCCTCGGACAAGGACGAACGCATCTCCATCGCAATGACCGCAAACGGGAATTTCACCATATCCATTCACAATCCGCGCCCTGTTCCCGAGTCTATCCGAGACACCTTTTTCGAGAAGTTCGCCTCGGCCGGGAAACGCACCGGCACCGGGCTGGGCACGTATTCCGCTCGGCTCATGGTCAAGGTGATGGGCGGCGATATCTCCATGGATTCGTCGGACGATAACGGTACCACGATCACGGTGAACCTTCCGATTCAACCCCGAACATGA
- the speB gene encoding agmatinase — MSERIKLIGVPLDHNSSYLRGPAKGPYSVVEALHCDSANLWTETGHDLSNVLDHGGTLDLKDADSAFAVIEEAAAAAGAGHATPIFLGGDHSVTYPLVRGMKRSLGDFSILHFDAHPDCYHEFEGNPHSHACPFSRIMEEGLCTRLVSVGIRTASGHQREQQAKFGIEWLEMKDRARWPRLSFDGPVYVTVDLDALDPAFAPGVSHHEPGGLTTRELLDIIQAVDGPIIGADIVELNPDRDLNSTTAMTAAKLLREIAGMVLSA; from the coding sequence ATGTCCGAACGCATCAAGCTGATCGGCGTTCCCCTGGATCACAACTCCTCCTACCTGCGCGGCCCCGCCAAGGGGCCGTACAGCGTGGTCGAGGCCCTGCATTGCGATTCGGCCAACCTCTGGACCGAGACCGGACATGATCTCTCGAACGTCCTCGACCATGGGGGAACCCTTGACCTGAAGGATGCGGACAGTGCCTTTGCCGTCATAGAGGAGGCCGCAGCAGCAGCGGGCGCAGGCCATGCCACGCCCATCTTCCTCGGCGGTGACCACTCCGTGACCTATCCCCTGGTCCGCGGCATGAAGCGGTCCTTGGGCGATTTCTCCATCCTGCACTTCGACGCCCACCCGGACTGCTACCACGAGTTCGAAGGGAATCCGCATTCCCACGCCTGTCCGTTCTCGCGCATCATGGAGGAAGGGTTGTGCACCCGGCTGGTGTCGGTGGGCATCCGCACTGCGTCAGGTCATCAACGCGAACAACAAGCAAAGTTCGGCATCGAGTGGCTGGAGATGAAAGACAGAGCCAGGTGGCCGAGACTTTCCTTTGACGGCCCTGTCTACGTCACGGTGGACCTGGACGCCCTGGACCCGGCCTTTGCCCCAGGGGTCTCCCACCATGAACCGGGCGGCTTGACCACCCGTGAACTCCTGGACATCATCCAGGCAGTTGACGGACCCATCATCGGTGCGGACATTGTGGAACTCAACCCTGACCGCGACCTGAACTCGACCACGGCCATGACTGCCGCCAAGCTCCTGCGGGAAATCGCCGGGATGGTGCTCTCCGCCTGA
- the hslU gene encoding ATP-dependent protease ATPase subunit HslU, which yields MSNLTPREIVSELDKYIIGQEAAKRMVAIAMRNRWRRQQIDPELRDEIAPKNIILMGPTGVGKTEIARRLARLTNCPFFKVEATKFTEVGYVGRDVESMIRDLMEIGVSMVRKEETEKVRIKAEKNAEERLLDLLLPGKKPQQSGPMGYFSGGQTGEVEKVEPPKDDATREKFRQMFRSGQLDSREVEMEVTVQSGASVEIMAIPGMEEMGSSLQSAFSNMFPGKRKARKMKIKDAFQTLIDEEADKLIDPDAVNELARERVEQQGILFVDEMDKIASRHDQSGGADVSREGVQRDLLPIVEGSVVNTKYGMVKTDHILFIAAGAFHFAKPSDLIPELQGRFPLREELASLHKEEFYRILTEPKNALTVQYKALLETEGVAIDYTKEALEEISAMAEKINEETENIGARRLYTIMEKILATLSFEAPDKSGQKIVIDRDYVKEQLGDVVEDRDLSRYIL from the coding sequence ATGAGCAATTTGACACCCAGAGAAATCGTTTCCGAACTCGACAAATACATCATCGGCCAGGAGGCCGCCAAACGCATGGTGGCCATCGCCATGCGCAACCGCTGGCGGCGGCAGCAGATCGACCCGGAACTGCGGGATGAGATCGCGCCCAAGAACATCATCCTCATGGGCCCCACAGGCGTGGGCAAGACCGAAATCGCCCGGCGGCTGGCCCGGCTGACCAACTGCCCGTTCTTCAAGGTGGAGGCCACCAAGTTCACCGAGGTCGGTTATGTGGGCCGCGACGTGGAGTCCATGATCCGCGACCTCATGGAGATCGGCGTGAGCATGGTCCGCAAGGAAGAAACCGAAAAGGTCCGCATCAAGGCTGAGAAGAACGCAGAAGAACGGCTGTTGGACTTGCTCCTGCCCGGCAAAAAGCCCCAGCAGTCCGGCCCCATGGGCTATTTTTCCGGTGGACAGACCGGTGAAGTGGAAAAGGTGGAGCCGCCCAAGGATGACGCCACCCGCGAGAAATTCCGTCAGATGTTCCGCTCGGGCCAGCTCGATAGCCGTGAAGTGGAGATGGAGGTCACGGTGCAGAGCGGTGCTTCCGTCGAAATCATGGCCATTCCCGGCATGGAAGAAATGGGTTCCAGCCTGCAAAGCGCCTTTTCCAACATGTTTCCGGGCAAGCGCAAGGCCCGCAAAATGAAGATAAAGGACGCCTTTCAGACGCTTATCGACGAAGAAGCCGACAAGCTCATCGACCCGGACGCGGTCAACGAACTGGCCCGTGAACGTGTGGAGCAGCAGGGCATCCTGTTCGTGGACGAAATGGACAAGATCGCCTCGCGCCATGATCAGTCGGGCGGGGCGGACGTTTCACGCGAAGGCGTGCAGCGCGACCTTTTGCCCATCGTTGAAGGCAGCGTGGTCAACACCAAGTACGGCATGGTCAAGACCGATCATATCCTGTTCATCGCGGCCGGGGCGTTTCACTTTGCCAAGCCGTCCGACCTGATCCCGGAACTCCAGGGCCGTTTTCCCCTGCGCGAGGAGCTTGCCTCCCTGCACAAGGAAGAATTCTACCGTATCCTGACCGAACCGAAAAACGCGCTCACCGTGCAGTACAAGGCCCTGCTGGAAACCGAGGGCGTGGCCATCGACTACACCAAGGAGGCCCTGGAAGAAATTTCGGCCATGGCCGAAAAGATCAACGAGGAAACCGAAAACATCGGCGCGCGCAGGCTCTACACCATCATGGAGAAGATTCTGGCCACCCTCTCCTTCGAAGCCCCTGACAAGTCCGGACAGAAGATCGTCATCGACCGTGATTACGTGAAAGAACAACTCGGGGATGTGGTGGAAGACCGCGACCTGTCCCGATACATCCTCTAG